A single region of the Leptolyngbya sp. 'hensonii' genome encodes:
- a CDS encoding substrate-binding domain-containing protein, producing MKKNIAIIALGVVSLIALPSCSTNTTAPSAPTTATVAPNPQAAIKAGGSSSTVDFLRTMTAAYEARAKTGQITLLEPGQSENIVAGVKQGLIDIGVLSKSLKPEDLGSGLESREVARDALLVATHPSVTGVKNLTTANLKAIYSGSVTNWRQLGGPDAEIVVLDRPEDESAKRLLRKHYLGKELQNAPNAVVLRKEGELIQTIQSTPYSIGAFSLAHAISHNLPVNRLSLNNIAPTPENMKTGQYPMYRTITIVWNKKASQATQSFISYISGEPGIAVLEQAGFAAISPITGSQNQ from the coding sequence ATGAAAAAGAATATTGCCATCATAGCTTTAGGCGTGGTCTCCCTGATCGCCCTTCCCAGTTGCTCCACCAACACCACCGCTCCCTCCGCTCCGACGACCGCGACCGTAGCCCCTAATCCCCAAGCTGCGATCAAAGCTGGAGGTTCTAGCAGTACAGTCGATTTCCTGAGAACCATGACAGCCGCTTACGAAGCCAGAGCTAAAACCGGGCAAATTACCCTGCTCGAACCTGGGCAGTCGGAAAATATCGTCGCGGGAGTCAAACAGGGCCTGATCGATATCGGAGTTCTTTCTAAAAGTTTAAAGCCCGAAGATCTGGGCAGCGGCTTAGAATCCCGCGAGGTCGCCCGTGATGCGTTGTTGGTTGCCACCCATCCCAGTGTGACCGGGGTTAAGAATCTAACGACGGCAAACCTCAAGGCGATTTATAGCGGTAGCGTTACTAACTGGCGCCAACTGGGAGGCCCCGATGCTGAAATTGTAGTGCTTGATCGCCCCGAAGATGAATCGGCCAAACGCTTACTGCGTAAACATTACCTAGGCAAAGAATTGCAGAATGCTCCCAATGCGGTGGTGTTGCGCAAAGAGGGAGAACTGATCCAGACAATCCAAAGTACGCCCTACAGCATCGGGGCATTTTCTTTGGCTCATGCCATTTCCCATAACTTGCCGGTGAACCGCCTCAGTTTGAATAATATTGCCCCCACGCCAGAAAATATGAAAACGGGCCAGTATCCCATGTACCGCACGATCACTATTGTCTGGAATAAAAAGGCGTCCCAAGCGACGCAATCCTTCATCAGCTACATTTCTGGCGAACCTGGAATTGCGGTTCTTGAGCAGGCAGGCTTTGCGGCAATCAGCCCAATCACAGGATCTCAAAACCAATAA
- a CDS encoding ATP-binding protein, translating into MFVRTRYAKLPVSVKLLSPPLILFLTLWTAGTLGVGFFARSNLEQTARKETIDLAILVQQDLQQKQNLLRLKTRWVSEESNVIKAIAASDRPRLLRTLLPIQAALELDLIKVVNPTGQTVLLSQQRSLEQAKLQDGTILATAQTGLELSGILLADNAAPSALVSLISIKSATQILATLILGVGIDDQFLQDIRGNSSMHLVALQRDRVTASTLPLDRHQPLPIPQVDALPIRITIADHPYLFKTIEVSGFGQTTLKIAVLKSIIQTEQAEQRLWWVVGGFGLLGGALVVGVMLLGLRVTQALSRRIQRLTQVTQQLAQGDLTIRIPVNHQDEVGSLAQGFNTMAEQLTTRDQHLQQNLHRLQNTLEELHRTQSQMVQSEKMSALGQLVAGVAHEINNPVNFIHGNLTFVEQYTQDLLHILASYQHHYPQPPAALQADLDAVDLDFLTKDIANIVQSMQVGSERIREIVLSLRNFSRLDESEFKAVDIHEGIDNTLLILRHRLQATAKRPAIQVNKQYGDLPKVECYAGQLNQVFMNLLGNAIDALEDSNQHRTFQDIEHNPNSIWIHTEIGDRNQVKITIADNGKGIAEAVSSRLFEPFFTTKPVGKGTGLGLSISYQIIIEKHKGKLYCDSTPGAGTKFMIEIPIQQQYLV; encoded by the coding sequence ATGTTCGTTCGTACCAGGTATGCAAAACTTCCGGTTTCGGTTAAGCTGCTGTCTCCGCCCCTGATCCTCTTCCTCACCCTATGGACGGCGGGAACCTTGGGGGTTGGCTTTTTTGCACGGAGCAATTTAGAACAAACGGCGCGCAAAGAGACTATTGATCTGGCCATTTTGGTGCAACAGGATTTACAGCAAAAACAAAATTTACTGAGATTAAAGACCCGTTGGGTGAGTGAGGAATCCAATGTGATCAAGGCGATTGCAGCGAGCGATCGCCCCCGCCTGCTGCGCACCCTATTACCCATCCAAGCCGCCTTAGAACTCGATTTGATCAAAGTCGTTAACCCCACAGGGCAAACGGTATTGTTGTCGCAGCAGCGATCCCTAGAGCAGGCTAAATTACAGGATGGGACGATCTTGGCTACTGCTCAAACCGGGCTGGAACTATCGGGCATTTTGCTGGCAGACAACGCAGCGCCATCAGCTTTGGTGAGTCTCATCTCGATCAAATCTGCGACTCAAATTTTGGCAACCTTAATTCTCGGTGTTGGGATTGATGATCAATTCCTCCAAGACATTCGTGGCAATTCCTCCATGCATCTGGTTGCCTTGCAGAGAGATCGGGTCACCGCTTCGACCCTACCGTTGGATCGCCATCAACCTTTGCCCATCCCCCAGGTAGATGCACTGCCCATCCGCATCACCATTGCCGATCACCCTTACTTGTTCAAAACAATTGAGGTATCAGGCTTTGGGCAGACAACGCTTAAAATTGCTGTGCTCAAATCAATCATACAGACAGAGCAAGCAGAGCAACGGTTGTGGTGGGTGGTGGGTGGGTTTGGGCTGCTCGGAGGTGCCTTGGTTGTTGGGGTGATGCTCTTAGGGTTGCGGGTTACCCAAGCGCTTAGCCGCCGCATTCAACGGTTGACTCAAGTCACCCAACAATTGGCTCAGGGTGACTTAACCATTCGGATTCCGGTCAATCACCAGGATGAAGTGGGGAGTCTGGCACAAGGGTTCAATACCATGGCAGAACAGTTGACAACCCGCGATCAGCACTTGCAGCAAAACTTGCACCGCCTGCAAAACACCCTGGAAGAACTGCACCGTACTCAGAGCCAAATGGTACAAAGCGAAAAGATGTCAGCATTGGGGCAACTGGTGGCCGGTGTGGCCCATGAGATTAACAACCCAGTCAACTTTATTCATGGCAACTTGACGTTTGTGGAGCAATATACACAAGACTTGCTCCATATCCTTGCTTCCTATCAACATCACTATCCCCAGCCCCCCGCAGCACTACAAGCTGATTTAGACGCTGTCGATTTGGACTTTCTAACGAAAGATATTGCCAACATTGTGCAATCGATGCAAGTGGGTTCCGAGCGCATTCGCGAAATTGTGCTCTCGTTACGCAACTTCTCGCGCTTGGATGAATCAGAATTCAAAGCGGTGGATATCCATGAAGGTATTGATAATACCCTGCTGATTTTGCGGCATCGGCTTCAGGCCACCGCAAAGCGTCCGGCGATTCAAGTCAATAAACAGTACGGCGATCTGCCAAAGGTGGAATGCTATGCCGGACAACTCAACCAAGTGTTTATGAATCTGCTTGGCAATGCCATTGATGCTCTCGAAGACTCGAATCAGCATCGCACCTTTCAGGATATTGAGCATAACCCGAATAGCATTTGGATTCATACGGAAATTGGCGATCGCAATCAAGTCAAAATCACCATCGCGGATAATGGTAAAGGGATTGCCGAAGCGGTGAGTTCGCGCCTCTTCGAACCGTTTTTCACCACCAAGCCCGTCGGCAAAGGCACTGGTTTAGGGCTCTCCATTAGCTATCAAATCATCATTGAAAAACATAAGGGCAAACTCTACTGTGATTCAACACCGGGAGCAGGCACAAAGTTCATGATCGAAATCCCAATACAGCAACAGTATCTGGTGTAA
- a CDS encoding diguanylate cyclase, translating into MRWLGDFGTNDLTLALTSGILFAFSSLLISRCLHQSQAQPKAPESLNIFTDHPLHPSTQEVLPDPSEPDGFIAYHWEVTDTGELKTIVISPDALVAESPVPPLEIPPQPESVQDQTPHILMVDDDTVTIQVLKQFLKFHNYTLSSALDGKEALAMLERGFLPDLILLNVDMPGAVDDDVLSIIRKQFSADRLPVILISSHNQFEDIRVALEQGANDYLSKPIIKDELLACIHTHLQNQQLKQEAHRLIVAHEKQLSQFLEALPVGVSVHKPDGSIFYFNQMAQYLLFQGTHPNVTVEQFSSTYQIYQIGTETLYPSSELPVARALQGECVIVEDLEIRRGANSILLEVRGTPVFDEMGTVIYALVTFQDITERKRAERILSDYSHELELEVSQRTLQLAEANTRLQTEIQERKQVEQALHVANQELQRLVHVDGLTQVANRRCFDERVQWEWQRLIREEQPLALILFDVDYFKRYNDCYGHQAGDTCLRQVAQTTAQVVNRPADLVARYGGEEFAVILPCTDPTGAIAVAENIRQAIQSLAIPHSQSDISPYLTVSLGISCIIPTLGSSAETLISCADRALYTAKQQGRNRYASTFWSNDGSLQADLQPAPQ; encoded by the coding sequence ATGAGATGGCTTGGTGACTTCGGCACCAACGATCTCACCCTGGCGCTCACCAGTGGGATATTGTTTGCTTTCAGCAGCCTCTTGATTAGCCGATGCTTGCATCAGTCTCAAGCCCAACCCAAAGCTCCGGAATCCCTGAATATCTTTACAGACCATCCGCTCCATCCCTCCACGCAAGAGGTTCTGCCAGATCCATCGGAGCCTGATGGGTTTATCGCCTATCACTGGGAAGTGACGGATACCGGGGAATTAAAAACGATTGTGATTAGCCCGGATGCTCTGGTGGCAGAATCCCCAGTGCCCCCCCTGGAGATCCCCCCTCAACCTGAATCTGTTCAAGACCAGACTCCCCATATTTTGATGGTGGATGATGATACGGTCACCATTCAAGTTTTAAAGCAATTCCTCAAGTTTCATAACTATACCCTCTCCTCTGCCCTGGATGGGAAAGAGGCACTGGCCATGCTGGAGCGAGGATTTTTGCCGGACCTCATTTTACTGAATGTGGATATGCCGGGAGCTGTGGATGATGACGTGTTGTCAATCATTCGAAAACAGTTTAGTGCCGATCGATTGCCCGTGATTTTGATCAGCTCCCATAATCAATTTGAAGACATCAGAGTTGCTCTGGAACAGGGAGCCAATGATTATTTGAGCAAACCCATCATTAAAGATGAGTTACTGGCCTGTATTCATACGCACCTGCAAAACCAGCAGTTAAAACAGGAAGCCCATCGCTTAATTGTGGCCCATGAAAAGCAACTCTCTCAATTCCTCGAAGCTCTACCTGTGGGAGTTTCCGTGCATAAGCCGGATGGCTCCATTTTCTATTTCAATCAGATGGCTCAATATCTGCTTTTCCAGGGAACCCATCCAAACGTGACCGTGGAGCAGTTCTCTTCAACCTACCAGATTTATCAAATTGGGACAGAGACCCTCTATCCCAGTTCCGAACTTCCTGTGGCTAGAGCCTTACAGGGAGAATGCGTGATTGTGGAAGATTTGGAAATTCGCCGTGGTGCGAACTCCATCCTTCTGGAAGTGAGGGGAACACCCGTTTTTGACGAAATGGGCACCGTGATCTACGCACTGGTGACGTTTCAGGATATTACCGAGCGAAAACGGGCTGAGCGGATTTTGTCAGATTATTCCCATGAACTGGAGTTGGAAGTCAGTCAGCGCACCCTCCAACTGGCTGAGGCCAATACCCGGTTGCAAACTGAGATCCAGGAACGGAAGCAGGTAGAGCAGGCATTGCATGTGGCCAATCAGGAATTACAACGACTTGTGCATGTGGATGGGCTGACTCAAGTGGCAAACCGCCGCTGCTTTGATGAACGGGTGCAGTGGGAATGGCAACGCTTAATCCGGGAGGAACAGCCCCTGGCCTTGATTTTGTTTGATGTGGACTATTTCAAACGCTACAACGATTGCTATGGCCACCAAGCCGGAGATACCTGTCTGCGGCAAGTGGCCCAGACCACTGCACAGGTGGTCAATCGTCCCGCAGATCTGGTGGCCCGCTACGGGGGAGAAGAATTTGCGGTCATTCTTCCCTGCACTGATCCAACAGGGGCGATCGCAGTGGCGGAGAACATTCGACAGGCTATCCAATCCCTGGCCATCCCCCACTCGCAATCTGACATCAGCCCGTATCTCACGGTCAGTCTGGGCATCAGTTGCATCATACCGACCCTGGGCAGTTCCGCTGAGACGCTGATCAGTTGCGCCGATCGGGCGCTCTATACCGCCAAACAGCAGGGACGAAATCGCTATGCCAGCACTTTCTGGAGCAATGATGGGTCACTTCAGGCTGACCTACAACCAGCTCCCCAATAA
- a CDS encoding CHAT domain-containing protein yields MRPRSPQPYFLRRLSLFLLTWCCVLLLGLPHPLLAHPPVAPEARNPTGAALSRPPLGLPLADLQVAVPMELAQANDSQATTQVQEGMALYQAGRYQDAIALWQQAVDRYQGQGDRLGQAMVLNQMAQAYQALRQWEPAQAVISRSFALLEPATETSRSGLLLAQLWNIQGLSQLNQGQSEQAIRSWQRAADLYTRAGQKTGRLGSLINLAQAQQSLGFYRQAQAILLQVYQTLIQEPDSRLKAMGLLHLGNILRLTGGVNLAQVNTPLSSQQVLEDALGIAQRLQEPDLVATMLLSLGNTAWADRQLDRAIACYQQAQKMGSDALTHLQAGLNQLALTLDRQQWTIAPSLVPPLREQVQRLPISHASLYARLHLSQSLIKLLQVRSIDAQEILPELEAALAAARSLRDPRAESYALGYQGKVYEQVDAWTRAQTSTEQALLVAQNMTAPDITYQWEWQLGRILRRQHQPQLARVAFAQAYENLKSLRQDLIAVNPEIQFNFREQVEPVYRDYIDLLVPSGQFSTRRTAEVPHGNAANLIEARQVLESFRLAELTNFLGSNCLQPVAIDQIAQVHDAAILYPIMLPDRLAVIVSLPNELLSYTVDVTQDQVTEVVDRLRREWEKPYTSPQGKQLSQQLERWLIQPIDQHLSQAQIKTLVFVLDGNLRNVPMAALYNGRQYLIERYAVALAPGLTLLAPSPLKEKQFNALLVGLTQARQGFPELVNVAPEIQTIQSLMPSQVLLNETFTKKNLQTLVQAAPFSIVHLATHGQFGSTVDQTFILTWDGRLNVNELRNLLQTKNQAIDLLVLSACETAAGDERAALGLAGVAVQSGTRRTLASLWSVDDQSGAVFIRYFYEALVKGTGSSADALRQAQRLLLKNPSYRHPRYWAPYVLLGSWL; encoded by the coding sequence ATGAGGCCCCGATCGCCCCAGCCTTATTTCCTCAGGCGGTTGAGTCTCTTTCTGCTGACCTGGTGCTGTGTCCTCTTGCTAGGTCTGCCCCATCCCCTGCTGGCCCATCCCCCTGTGGCTCCGGAGGCCCGGAATCCGACCGGGGCGGCGCTCTCTCGCCCGCCTCTAGGACTCCCCCTGGCGGACCTGCAGGTGGCTGTCCCGATGGAATTAGCTCAGGCCAATGACTCCCAGGCAACGACCCAGGTGCAAGAGGGGATGGCCCTCTACCAGGCGGGTCGTTACCAGGATGCGATCGCCCTCTGGCAACAGGCGGTTGATCGATATCAGGGGCAGGGCGATCGACTGGGACAGGCCATGGTGCTGAATCAGATGGCCCAGGCTTACCAGGCTTTACGGCAATGGGAACCTGCTCAGGCAGTTATTTCCAGGAGCTTTGCCCTGCTGGAACCTGCTACCGAAACGTCCCGATCGGGCCTGCTGCTGGCCCAGCTCTGGAACATTCAGGGACTCTCCCAATTGAATCAGGGCCAGTCTGAACAGGCGATACGGTCCTGGCAACGGGCGGCTGATCTTTATACCCGTGCAGGTCAGAAAACGGGTCGCCTCGGCAGTTTGATTAACCTGGCCCAGGCACAACAATCTCTGGGCTTCTATCGGCAGGCTCAGGCCATCTTGCTGCAGGTGTATCAAACGTTGATTCAGGAGCCTGACTCCCGCTTGAAGGCAATGGGCTTGCTCCATCTGGGGAACATCCTGCGGTTGACGGGGGGAGTGAACCTGGCTCAGGTGAATACTCCTTTAAGTTCACAACAGGTTTTGGAGGATGCTCTTGGTATAGCTCAGCGCCTACAGGAGCCTGATTTAGTTGCAACCATGCTGCTCAGTCTGGGAAATACGGCCTGGGCCGATCGCCAACTGGATCGGGCGATCGCCTGCTATCAGCAGGCTCAGAAAATGGGCAGCGATGCCCTCACCCATCTGCAGGCTGGCCTGAATCAGTTGGCCCTCACCCTCGATCGGCAGCAATGGACGATCGCCCCCTCCCTGGTGCCGCCCCTGCGGGAACAGGTGCAGCGGCTACCGATCAGTCATGCCAGTCTCTACGCCCGTCTGCATCTGTCTCAGAGCTTAATTAAACTCCTGCAGGTTCGGTCGATCGACGCCCAGGAAATTTTGCCAGAGTTAGAAGCTGCCCTTGCTGCTGCCAGGAGCCTGAGAGATCCACGGGCGGAATCCTATGCCCTGGGTTATCAGGGGAAGGTGTATGAACAGGTTGATGCCTGGACCAGAGCCCAGACCTCTACTGAACAGGCCCTACTGGTGGCGCAAAATATGACTGCGCCTGACATTACTTACCAGTGGGAATGGCAACTGGGGAGAATTCTGCGGCGGCAACATCAACCCCAACTGGCACGGGTTGCATTTGCCCAGGCTTATGAAAACCTGAAGTCCCTGCGACAGGACCTGATCGCAGTCAATCCTGAAATCCAGTTCAACTTTCGAGAGCAGGTTGAACCCGTTTATCGGGATTATATTGACTTACTGGTACCGTCGGGTCAATTTTCCACCCGCAGAACGGCTGAAGTCCCCCATGGGAATGCGGCGAATTTGATTGAAGCCCGTCAGGTGCTGGAATCGTTCCGCTTGGCTGAGCTGACCAACTTTCTGGGGAGCAATTGTCTGCAACCCGTGGCCATTGACCAGATTGCCCAGGTGCATGATGCTGCCATCCTCTATCCCATCATGCTGCCCGATCGGCTGGCAGTGATTGTGAGTCTTCCTAATGAACTGTTGTCCTATACCGTTGATGTGACTCAGGATCAGGTGACGGAGGTCGTGGACCGCTTGAGACGAGAGTGGGAAAAGCCCTATACCTCGCCTCAGGGAAAACAGTTGTCTCAACAACTGGAGCGCTGGCTGATTCAACCGATCGACCAGCACCTGAGTCAGGCCCAGATCAAAACCCTGGTCTTTGTGCTGGATGGAAACCTGCGGAATGTGCCGATGGCGGCCCTCTACAATGGTCGGCAGTATTTAATTGAGCGCTATGCGGTCGCCCTGGCTCCCGGATTAACCTTACTCGCCCCGTCTCCGCTGAAGGAAAAACAGTTCAATGCCCTGCTGGTCGGCTTAACCCAGGCTCGACAGGGATTTCCGGAACTGGTCAATGTGGCCCCAGAAATTCAAACCATCCAATCTCTCATGCCCAGTCAGGTGCTGCTGAATGAAACCTTTACGAAGAAAAACTTACAGACCCTGGTGCAGGCTGCTCCCTTTTCGATCGTGCATCTGGCCACCCACGGCCAGTTTGGTTCAACTGTGGACCAAACCTTCATTCTGACCTGGGATGGTCGGTTGAACGTAAATGAGTTACGCAATTTGTTGCAAACCAAAAACCAAGCGATCGATCTGCTGGTCTTGAGTGCCTGCGAAACTGCTGCTGGAGATGAGCGAGCTGCGCTGGGTCTGGCGGGCGTTGCAGTTCAGTCCGGTACCCGCAGAACCCTGGCTTCCCTTTGGAGCGTGGATGATCAGTCGGGGGCGGTTTTTATTCGCTACTTCTATGAGGCTCTGGTGAAGGGGACGGGTAGCAGTGCTGATGCCTTACGTCAGGCCCAGCGTCTTCTCTTGAAAAACCCTAGCTATCGTCATCCCCGTTACTGGGCCCCCTATGTGTTATTGGGGAGCTGGTTGTAG
- a CDS encoding DUF928 domain-containing protein, with protein sequence MSHLHGFKQIVVVPLCLGLISLAIVPGPGATKQPLQNASGPATSDLRFIPPVLSNTAEEPGGRSRGGGSRGDCARYINLTALAPSITLDQKEIVLGLTTTARPTFWFYVPSELTREAFVEFVLQDRNDNLIYETKFKAAKTPSGIISVRLPDTAATLEPNRSYQWTLSIYCNPAKPSESSFVQGLIRRVALKPELQGQIDKTSNPLERAKRYAQAGIWYDALTILGNSLQRQGNQDPKLAAAWANLLQQAGLADIARVPLVPCCRPQGDQRSGL encoded by the coding sequence ATGAGTCACTTACACGGTTTTAAACAGATTGTCGTGGTTCCGCTGTGCCTGGGGTTGATCAGTTTGGCGATCGTTCCAGGGCCTGGAGCGACGAAACAGCCCCTACAAAATGCCTCCGGGCCAGCCACATCCGATCTGCGGTTCATTCCACCTGTCTTGAGCAATACCGCTGAGGAACCGGGAGGCCGCTCTCGTGGGGGTGGGAGTCGGGGCGACTGTGCCCGCTACATTAATCTCACAGCCCTGGCTCCCAGCATCACCCTCGATCAGAAGGAGATTGTTTTGGGCCTGACAACAACTGCCCGCCCAACCTTCTGGTTTTATGTGCCCAGTGAACTCACCCGTGAGGCATTTGTAGAATTTGTTCTGCAAGATCGGAATGACAATCTGATTTACGAAACCAAGTTCAAAGCCGCTAAAACCCCCTCTGGCATCATCAGTGTGAGATTGCCCGATACGGCAGCAACCCTGGAACCCAATCGGTCCTATCAGTGGACCCTCTCCATTTACTGTAATCCGGCCAAACCCTCGGAATCTTCGTTTGTGCAGGGGTTGATCCGACGGGTGGCCCTGAAACCGGAACTGCAGGGTCAAATTGACAAGACTTCGAATCCCCTAGAACGGGCCAAACGCTATGCCCAGGCGGGAATCTGGTATGATGCCCTCACCATCCTGGGAAATTCCCTCCAACGGCAGGGGAATCAGGACCCGAAGTTGGCGGCGGCCTGGGCTAATTTGCTGCAACAGGCTGGTTTAGCGGATATTGCCAGAGTTCCTTTAGTTCCCTGCTGTCGCCCCCAAGGGGATCAACGGTCTGGTCTGTAA
- a CDS encoding filamentous hemagglutinin N-terminal domain-containing protein yields the protein MPDSTLGPGQSSLTPNVILKGQPALRIDGGTLRGSNLFHSFSQFNVGDLERVYFANPADIQAIVTRVTGGNPSNILGTLGVAGPASLFLINPNGIYFGPNARLDITGSFVATTADRLKFADGSEFSATHPQAPPLLTVSIIPGMQFGSSAPMATIFNQGQLRTGQDLVLVAGTLRSQGQLQAGRDLILRSSDLLQVQNASLTVTSNGPTLGTITIESPANVLLDNTQITTNSTNHPQGGGDIVLTAANLLALNGSNLFTTTSGAGRSGDVRITTSQTTTFNSSRMTTETRSSGAGGLVIVNTQRLTLQNSSVWRAITFGSGPGGTLTIDAADSVNLSQSLLAVETRAGSGQGGDLAVTTPMLNVDGSRVTTTVLPDALGRGGDILVQANVINISGNFNLPPGPPSGLFAGTVGGPAPAGNIVIQPLAGYPTLTVNFLDSNDSISVAGGQGQGGNVILTAPEAVTIQGAGRINVSTGGPAPAGRLLISSGVVILDGVFLEANSSGSGSGGDILITGKSLLLSNGGRVFTVARNSGPAGNIELRLSDQVILSGTGTGLFAGTTPNSRGNSGNVIIDPQTVLIQDGAGIAVNSLGRGIGGNVAIQAGNLTLDRNAFISAETANSNGGNINLQINNVLLLRRNSTISATAGGTGDGGNVQITATFVVANPFENSDITANALFGKGGNLRITSQAVLGLKFGNQLTPFSDITASSEFGADGQVDLNTPNTDPQRGLVNLPVDLLDATQQIAQGCGSPGSQQSGRFVNAGRGGLPPSPADPLSRDLFWQDLQLYGLGDDPWLSGPPQPGGNGSPRIARIACSRSLARPSNQEGAP from the coding sequence GTGCCCGATTCTACCCTGGGTCCAGGGCAATCCAGCCTGACCCCAAATGTGATCCTTAAAGGGCAACCTGCCCTGCGCATTGATGGGGGCACCCTACGGGGGAGCAATCTCTTCCACAGCTTCTCGCAGTTTAATGTGGGCGATCTGGAGCGTGTCTATTTTGCCAACCCGGCAGACATTCAGGCGATCGTCACCCGTGTGACCGGTGGCAACCCTTCCAATATTCTGGGCACCCTGGGGGTGGCTGGGCCAGCCAGCCTGTTTCTGATCAACCCGAATGGAATTTACTTTGGCCCCAATGCTCGCCTGGATATCACGGGCTCTTTTGTGGCCACGACTGCCGATCGACTGAAGTTTGCGGATGGGAGCGAATTCAGTGCCACCCATCCCCAGGCTCCGCCCCTGCTCACCGTCAGCATCATACCCGGTATGCAGTTTGGGTCCAGTGCGCCGATGGCCACGATTTTCAACCAGGGGCAACTCAGGACGGGCCAGGATCTGGTGCTCGTGGCAGGGACCCTACGGAGCCAGGGACAACTGCAGGCCGGTCGAGATCTGATCCTGAGATCGTCCGATCTGCTCCAAGTCCAGAATGCTTCCCTCACGGTGACCAGCAATGGCCCTACCCTGGGGACCATCACTATCGAGTCTCCGGCTAATGTCTTGCTGGATAACACCCAGATCACCACCAACAGTACCAACCATCCCCAGGGGGGCGGTGATATTGTGCTGACGGCAGCGAATCTGTTAGCCCTGAATGGGTCTAACCTGTTCACCACCACCAGCGGTGCGGGTCGATCCGGGGATGTCAGAATCACCACGTCCCAGACAACCACCTTTAATAGCAGCCGGATGACGACAGAAACCCGCAGTAGTGGTGCAGGGGGATTGGTGATAGTCAATACCCAACGGCTAACCCTGCAGAATTCCAGCGTCTGGCGAGCCATTACCTTTGGTTCTGGACCAGGGGGAACCTTGACGATCGACGCAGCGGATTCAGTCAACCTGAGTCAAAGCTTGCTGGCCGTAGAAACCCGCGCTGGTTCTGGGCAGGGTGGCGATCTGGCAGTTACCACCCCGATGCTGAATGTTGATGGTAGTAGAGTGACAACAACAGTTCTACCCGATGCCTTGGGTCGGGGTGGTGATATTTTGGTGCAGGCTAATGTGATTAATATTTCAGGGAACTTTAACCTGCCCCCTGGTCCACCGTCAGGGCTCTTTGCCGGAACGGTCGGTGGACCTGCTCCGGCAGGGAATATTGTGATTCAACCCCTGGCGGGCTATCCAACCCTCACGGTTAATTTTCTGGACAGTAATGACAGCATTTCTGTCGCGGGTGGCCAGGGTCAGGGTGGCAATGTCATCCTGACTGCCCCTGAAGCCGTTACGATCCAGGGAGCTGGGAGGATTAACGTTTCTACGGGGGGTCCAGCCCCAGCCGGACGATTGTTGATTAGCAGTGGGGTTGTGATCCTTGATGGGGTCTTTTTGGAAGCGAATAGCTCTGGCTCTGGCTCTGGGGGCGATATCCTGATCACAGGAAAGTCCTTGCTCCTCTCGAATGGGGGAAGAGTTTTTACGGTGGCCAGAAACAGTGGCCCTGCTGGCAATATTGAGCTGCGGCTATCGGATCAGGTTATCCTCTCTGGGACAGGGACGGGGTTGTTTGCTGGAACGACCCCTAATTCCAGGGGCAACAGCGGTAATGTCATCATCGACCCGCAAACGGTTTTGATTCAGGATGGGGCAGGGATTGCCGTGAATAGTTTGGGCCGTGGTATTGGGGGGAATGTGGCAATTCAGGCTGGGAATTTGACCCTCGATCGCAATGCCTTTATTTCAGCCGAAACAGCTAACAGCAATGGCGGGAATATCAATCTCCAGATCAATAATGTTTTGCTCTTGCGCCGCAATAGCACCATCTCTGCTACCGCTGGCGGGACGGGGGATGGGGGCAATGTGCAGATCACAGCTACTTTTGTGGTGGCCAATCCGTTTGAGAATAGTGATATCACCGCCAATGCGTTGTTTGGCAAGGGGGGCAACCTGCGGATTACCAGTCAGGCTGTACTCGGTCTGAAATTTGGCAATCAACTGACGCCGTTTAGTGATATCACGGCCAGTTCTGAATTTGGGGCTGATGGCCAGGTGGATCTGAATACCCCCAATACCGATCCCCAGCGGGGGCTGGTAAACCTGCCGGTAGATCTGCTAGATGCGACCCAGCAGATTGCGCAGGGTTGTGGTTCCCCTGGTTCTCAGCAGTCGGGTCGGTTTGTCAATGCCGGACGGGGTGGCCTCCCGCCAAGCCCGGCGGATCCCCTCAGTCGGGACCTGTTCTGGCAGGACCTACAACTCTATGGGTTGGGGGATGACCCCTGGCTATCCGGACCCCCACAACCCGGAGGGAATGGGTCTCCCAGGATTGCAAGGATTGCCTGCTCCAGATCCTTGGCCCGTCCCTCCAATCAGGAGGGGGCACCATGA